The Acidobacteriaceae bacterium nucleotide sequence ACGCAACCTACTCCGACCTGCAGCTTGGCCCTACGGTGCTGATCGGAGCAGCAGATAATCCGTGGAGTCTTCGCCTCCTGCAGCCGCTTCCGTTCTCGGTAGCGCAACGTGGTGACTCCTGGACCTACGACATTCTGCGGCGCGACAAGCCAGCCGAACATTCTTGGTTCGTCGATTTCTCGCAGCCGTACACGCACCTGCAGCAGGATTACGGCATCGTGGCCAGACTGAGCGACACAATGACAGGCCATCCCGTGTTGATCGTGGCCGGGCTTGGACAGAACGGCACAACCGCAGCCGTGCGTCTGCTAACCGACCCGGAGTTGCAGAAGGTAATTGAGAAAATGGCCCCGCCGGGATGGTCCGGCAAGAACCTCGAGATCGTCTTTCGCACCCAGATCATTCAGGACCGCTTCGGCCCTCCCGAAGTTGTCGATAAAGCGTTCTGGTAGGCCACGGCCTCTGAGAGTCCGCAGCCTGTCGTTCTGCGTCCAACAGGTAAGTAGAGCTACGCCTCTGCGACTCGCACAAAGAACCGGCGGAGAGCCAAAGGTTATTCTTAAGCAACCGCTACATTTCGTGGAATAGACAACGCACAGAAGGATTCGCAGTGAACGAGCAAAACGTACGGCCCGCAAAACTCCCCTCCAGCCCGAACTTCTCTTCTGGCCCGTGTGCAAAGCGACCAGGCTGGTCTCTCTCTGCTTTGGATGACGCACTTGTTGGCCGCTCGCATCGCTCGAAGCCCGGAAAGATGAAGCTGGAAGAGGTCATCACTCTTTCGCGCGAGATCCTCGGCATCCCCGAGGACTACCGCATCGGCATCGTTCCCGGATCAGACACAGGCGCCATCGAAATGGCTATGTGGTCGATGCTCGGAGAGCGCGGAGTCGACGTGCTGGCATGGGAAAGCTTTGGCAAAGAGTGGGTGACAGACATCACCAAGCAACTCAAGCTGACAGACCTCAACGTCTACGAAGCAGAGTACGGAGAGCTCCCAAACCTCGCGCAGGTCGACACGAACCGCGACGTCGTCTTCACGTGGAACGGAACCACCTCAGGCGTGCGCGTACCGAACGGCGATTGGATCTCTGCCTCGCGCGAAGGCCTCACCTTCTGTGACGCGACCTCTGCCGCCTTTGCGATGGATCTTCCGTGGCAGCTGCTGGATGTCACGACCTGGTCCTGGCAGAAGGTGCTCGGCGGTGAAGGCGCCCACGGCATGATCGTTCTAAGCCCACGCGCTGCCGAACGCCTGAAGACCTACAAGCCCTCGCGCCCGCTCCCGAAGATCTTCCGCCTGGCCAAGGGTGCCGAGCTGATCGAAGGAATCTTCAGCGGCGAAACGATCAACACGCCATCGATGCTCGCAGTAGAGGATGCACTCGACGGACTACGCTGGGCAAAATCCATCGGCGGCCTCCCGAAGCTGATCGCACGCGCAGAAGCCAACCTCTCAGCAATTTCGACGTGGTTGGAGAAGAGCACCTGGGCAGCCTTCCTTGCCTCGCAGCCAGAGACAACTTCCTGCACCTCGATCTGCCTCAAAATTGTCGATCCTGAGTTCGTGAAGCTAGACACCAAGCAGCAGGCGGCCTTCGTAAAGTCATTGACGGGGCTGCTCGAAAAAGAAGGCGCGGCATTCGATATCGCCTCCTACCGCGACGCTCCTCTGGGTCTTCGCGTCTGGGGCGGAGCCACCGTGGAGACCAGCGACATCAACGATCTCCTGCAGTGGCTTGACTACGCATTCGCAACCGCAAAAACCAGCCTGGCCTAATCAACCCGGTAAAGAAAACCCAAAGCGGCCTCGATCACTCAAGATCGAGGCCGCTTCTGTTTGACCCTAAAGAAAGTCTTGCCATTTAGCTTGATGCTCT carries:
- a CDS encoding phosphoserine transaminase: MNEQNVRPAKLPSSPNFSSGPCAKRPGWSLSALDDALVGRSHRSKPGKMKLEEVITLSREILGIPEDYRIGIVPGSDTGAIEMAMWSMLGERGVDVLAWESFGKEWVTDITKQLKLTDLNVYEAEYGELPNLAQVDTNRDVVFTWNGTTSGVRVPNGDWISASREGLTFCDATSAAFAMDLPWQLLDVTTWSWQKVLGGEGAHGMIVLSPRAAERLKTYKPSRPLPKIFRLAKGAELIEGIFSGETINTPSMLAVEDALDGLRWAKSIGGLPKLIARAEANLSAISTWLEKSTWAAFLASQPETTSCTSICLKIVDPEFVKLDTKQQAAFVKSLTGLLEKEGAAFDIASYRDAPLGLRVWGGATVETSDINDLLQWLDYAFATAKTSLA